Proteins encoded in a region of the Sander lucioperca isolate FBNREF2018 chromosome 4, SLUC_FBN_1.2, whole genome shotgun sequence genome:
- the LOC116034399 gene encoding tetratricopeptide repeat protein 39B-like: protein METKKDNSLQQVDLNQISEDSISPEMDLEAALKECSTALGLFLNNRFSDALALLKPWKSQSMYHAMGYSSILVMQAGMTFEPKDMDAAMASLRESLQTCQRFRKKTGIVETLTSLWFRQPADNLTEEEMHAELCYAEVLLQKAMLTFLDESIIGFIKGGMRIRNSYQIYKDCQALASVTNEMEKQKSTHIHFRGGVNMGIGSFNLMLSLLPSKVLRLMEFLGFSGDREMGLSELRKGAASNSLRSILSTLTLLMFHLYITVILGTGEGNLTEAEALLEPYIEKFPNGALILFYIARIALLKGNFSFAQEKFLACIATQQEWRQIHHLCYWELMWAYSFEQNWREAYRYADLLCKESKWSQATYTFQKAAILSMLPEEEVTKLGENVVELFRQVDGLRLRIAGKSIPTEKFAANKAKRYSSSNPVKLVVPALEMMYVWNGFTVVGKRPELTKSILTTLEEAEELLRDDPNPSEYHLDDQCVVQLLKGLCLRQLGHLVQAELCFNHVISSEKDIKHDNYLVPFTMYELGLLHKQKGDINTAITVIENVKMNYKDYQMESRLHFRIHAALNTMGSFSAKLPPSRTPA from the exons ATGGAGACTAAAAAAGACAATTCACTACAACAG GTGGACCTAAACCAAATCAGTGAGGATTCAAT ATCACCTGAAATGGATTTAGAGGCTGCACTGAAGGAATGCTCGACCGCTCTCGGTTTGTTTCTAAACAACCGGTTTTCTGATGCTTTGGCTCTCTTAAAACCCTG GAAGAGTCAGAGCATGTACCACGCAATGGGCTACAGCAGCATCTTGGTGATGCAGGCAGGCATGACCTTTGAACCGAAGGACATGGATGCCGCCATGGCGTCACTGAGAGAATCACTGCAGACGTGCCAAAG ATTTCGGAAGAAAACTGGAATAGTGGAGACTTTAACAAGCCTATGGTTCAGACAACCAGCTGACAACCTGACAGAAG AGGAAATGCATGCAGAGCTATGCTATGCTGAAGTTCTGCTGCAGAAAGCAATGCTGACATTCCTGGATGAGAGTATAATCGGCTTCATCAAGGGAGGGATGAGAATCCGAAACAGTTATCAGATTTACAA GGATTGCCAGGCATTGGCCAGTGTCacaaatgaaatggaaaaacagaagagcacacacattcattttagGGGCGGTGTCAACATGGGCATTGGATCATTTAATCTG ATGCTGTCTCTGCTCCCATCCAAAGTCCTCCGACTGATGGAGTTTTTGGGCTTCTCAGGAGACCGG GAAATGGGTTTGTCAGAGTTGAGAAAAGGAGCAGCCAGCAACAGCCTGCGCTCCATCCTCAGCACCCTGACTCTGCTGATGTTTCATCTCTACATTACAGTGATTCTGG GTACTGGTGAAGGAAACCTTACTGAGGCTGAAGCTCTGCTTGAGCCCTACATTGAAAAGTTCCCGAAT GGAGCGCTCATTCTTTTCTACATTGCAAGAATTGCTTTGCTCAAAGGAAACTTCTCATTT GCCCAGGAGAAGTTCCTGGCATGTATCGCCACACAGCAGGAGTGGCGTCAGATTCACCACCTGTGTTACTGGGAGCTGATGTGGGCCTACTCCTTTGAACAAAATTGGAGGGAGGCGTATCGATACGCTGACCTGCTCTGCAAAGAGAGCAAGTGGTCGCAG GCCACCTATACATTCCAGAAAGCTGCCATCTTGAGCATGCTGCCAGAGGAAGAAGTGACCAAACTGGGAGAAAATGTGGTGGAGTTATTCAG ACAGGTGGATGGTCTCAGACTGAGGATTGCTGGGAAGTCGATTCCAACAGAGAAGTTTGCCGCAAACAAGGCAAAGCGATACTCTTCTTCTAACCCTGTGAAACTAGTTGTGCCTGCTTTG GAGATGATGTATGTATGGAATGGTTTCACAGTAGTTGGCAAAAGACCCGAATTGACTAAAAGCATCTTGACCACCTTGGAGGAAGCAGAGGAGCTGCTCAGAGATGATCCAA ACCCATCAGAGTATCATCTGGATGACCAGTGTGTGGTCCAGCTGCTAAAGGGCCTGTGTTTAAGACAGCTGGGGCATCTGGTCCAGGCTGAACTCTGCTTCAATCATGTCATTTCCAG TGAAAAAGATATCAAGCATGACAACTACCTGGTGCCATTCACCATGTATGAGCTGGGCCTGTTGCACAAGCAGAAAGGTGACATCAACACAGCCATCACAGTGATTGAAAATGTCAA GATGAACTACAAGGACTACCAAATGGAGTCGAGGCTACATTTCCGCATCCACGCAGCACTCAACACCATGGGCTCTTTTTCAGCCAAACTTCCCCCTTCACGTACGCCAGCTTAA
- the snapc3 gene encoding snRNA-activating protein complex subunit 3, translating to MAASKCSTDPNTNIPDYEYTDVNTHIFHIGSFRNEWLNRLKPSNYSYQQEDEDTFDANFAKEMGISAETMTDLKSICSLDSLRCHPEDEQPDTEVVPPDSTLRTLVQRKKKQDHRASLKISKNRHDLYADELERLTVGRKPEAVTDMVPEGEVILTINVYYPAIYEKFIYSRPHITLLMTGSHSLAELRDAICCVSDLQVCGEFSNTPDIAPDFISKDHYKSAFFFFEGVFYNDMRYPECQDISMTTIEWAKAHKFPPYSQAKMEDTRFMDLKVKVGFPYLYCHQGDCEHLVIITDVRLSHKVDCLDKKLYPLLTHKHRVITQKCAVCHVFIGRWFTTNDQFAPSDPCLFCDKCFRMLHYDAQGNKLGDFLAYPFVDPGAFN from the exons ATGGCGGCGTCGAAATGCTCAACAGACCCGAACACAAACATCCCAGATTATGAATACACTGATGTTAACACTCACATATTTCATATCGGCTCTTTCAGAAACGAGTGGCTGAACAGACTGAAGCCTAGTAACTACTCCTATCAGCAGGAGGACGAGGACACGTTTGATGCTAACTTTGCTAAAGAGATGGGGATCAGTGCGGAGACGATGACCGACCTCAAGTCCATCTGCAG TCTTGATTCCCTCCGTTGCCATCCTGAGGACGAGCAGCCTGATACAGAAGTTGTTCCTCCAGACTCAACGCTGAGAACACTAGT acaaagaaaaaagaaacaagatCACAGAGCTTCTCTAAAAATCAGCAAGAATAGACACGACCTGTACGCGGATGAACTG GAGCGCTTAACTGTCGGTAGGAAACCAGAAGCAGTGACTGACATGGTCCCTGAAGGAGAAGTCATTCTAACCATCAACGTCTACTACCCCGCTATTTATGAGAAA TTTATCTACAGCAGACCCCACATAACTCTGCTGATGACGGGCTCCCACAGCTTGGCAGAGCTCAGGGATGCCATCTGCTGTGTCAGCGACTTGCAAGTGTGCGGAGAGTTCAGCAACACGCCAGACATTGCTCCAGACTTCATCAGCAAA GATCATTACAAGTCAGCTTTCTTTTTCTTCGAAGGAGTTTTCTATAACGACATGCGATACCCCGAGTGTCAGGACATCAGCAT GACTACCATTGAATGGGCAAAGGCGCACAAGTTCCCCCCCTACAGCCAGGCCAAGATGGAGGACACACGATTCATGGATCTGAAAGTGAAAGTGGGATTCCCGTACCTCTACTGTCATCAGGGAGACTGTGAACATCTCGTCATTATCACAGACGTCAG ACTGTCCCATAAGGTGGACTGCCTGGACAAGAAGCTGTATCCACTtctcacacacaagcacagggTCATCACCCAGAAGTGTGCCGTCTGCCATGTCTTTATTGGAAG ATGGTTTACTACCAACGACCAGTTTGCTCCGAGTGACCCGTGTCTCTTCTGTGACAAGTGCTTCCGGATGCTGCACTACGACGCGCAAGGCAACAAGCTGGGAGACTTCCTGGCCTACCCCTTTGTGGACCCTGGTGCATTTAACTAA